The sequence below is a genomic window from Brassica oleracea var. oleracea cultivar TO1000 unplaced genomic scaffold, BOL UnpScaffold01274, whole genome shotgun sequence.
CGATACTTGATTGCAAGTCTCATTCGTGGATCGAAGCTCCAAGTTTGCCGGTTGAACTCCATTCATTTTCCGCCAGCGTCGTTGATCACAAGATATATGTAGCAGGTTTCGATCACCGTTTGATGAAGAACTCTTTCGAGGTGTTCGATACACAAACCCGGGTTTGGGATTCCCTGTCCACCAGCAACACCAGCgccgagagagaagagatgttTATCAAAAAAGCTATTTCTATTGACGGAAAGTTCCATGTGGTGACTGATAAAGAGGTCCTTGCTTACGATCCCAAGCTAGCTAAATGGGACATGGTAGGGAGAGGGATGCGTGAGCTTATGTATTCAGAGGCTTATTGCGTAATAGGGAACGTTTTGTACTATGCTAAAGAGGGAGTGTTCAAATGGTATGATACTGAGAGAAGAACCTGGAGAGATTTGCAGGGTTTGGTAGGACTACCTAAGATCACTCGTCATAGAGAGTTTATTAGATTGGGTGATTATGGTGGAAAGATGGTGGTTTTTTGGGTTCATGTTATTTGGACTTACTACAAGAAGATTTGGTGTGCAGAGATTTCGCTTGAAAGGCGGCCTGACACTAGTGAAATTTGGGGGAAAGTTGAGTGGTTCGATCAACTGCgtaaaatcaatataaatttcCAAGTTGAGAAGGTTCTCTCTACTACTCTCTGATGAATCAATGGAACGCCTCTTCTTATTTGTGAtgcgtttttgttattcgattGTGATCAATGTACTTTGTTAAGCTTATTTATTGGAATGTACTACTTCCTTGAAGCTtattttgtgaccaaaacttaatttaataaCCAGCTTCTTTGAATCATGACTTGTGGTTTTGATCATGTAATGAGAAGATTAGAGAGTACACGTGAGAGGTGGCTTGTTGAGTTATTGATAATTCATGAACTGATGGCTTATCATTTGGATACTGAGAGTTCCAACTCCAACGATGGCAGCCAAGTCTTCTGATCATCATCAACTCTTGAACAAGATGGTAGAGCAGAGACATGAATTCAAGAAACTTGATTGGAAGTTCTTGTGACAAACACattatctcttctctctccctTTAGTCAAACCAATCTATTActactctatctctctctcttgttcttgagGGTTCAATACTctgtttttgataaaaattaaaaaaagttgttaAGCAAAAACATTCAAAGGTGAAAcaatctctttcttttattcttttgagGAAACGATCTCAtcatatctatctatcttttcCTCTCTTTCTCGCTGCTGGTACTTCCCGGCGATCTTGTCCTCTTCAACTTAGAACTCATCGAAATTTCGGTTACATCTCTGAGCTTTTGGAGTTCGCTTTTCCAGATAGCTTTAGGAGTTAAGGTTTCAACTTCTATAATTTTTCGGTTTACGTTTTCCCTAGCGTCTTGCAAGTCCTGAAGAGTTTCTTTGCTGCAGCTTAAAAATGACAGATCCAATAGGAAGCTATAATCTGTTAAGCCCCTCCCGGTTGCTTCATATTTTCCTTTCACCTCCTCATAAAGCTGGGCACGACTCCTCTTTATGTCAAATTTGAATTCTCCATTCATAACATCTGTCACAAAAGCAACTCTGCATTGGAGCTTTTTCAGCTCTTCTTCCAGCTCCATCAGCATATGTTTctgtaaaaataagaaaactacaTCAATCAAACACTTGAATGAATGTTGagaataagagagagagaaagtaatcTCTAATGAATTAAGACAAGTAAGAAAATTTTGCAACCTTTCTCTTATTATAGGCTTTAAGCcttgatttataaaaatcttcaaTAATTTCCTGTGGGCTTTCATATTTCTTGATCATGTCATTTTCGTCAAACAAATACATATTGCCCGTGGATAACATTGTTGTGAGTCCAAGTatttctttctcctcttctggagtcatcttcttttctgttttcttcAATTCAATCTGAATACTCACAGTGGTGTCGTTGCTTCTGTCTAGGTAGTTctgaagccaaaaaaaaaaaaaaaaaggtaccaGTAAAAAGTATGAATAAAAGATAcagaagaataaaacaaaaacaccaAAATCTTGTCTTGTACCTCGATAAAAGCAGACACTTTACCACGATTTTCCTTTCCTTTATCTAAGGAAGAAACATAATTATTCGTCCAGACTTCGATCGGAAGCTCTGTCACGAGACGGGTTTCGGCGTTACCAGAAGACTCCTCCAGTCGACCAAAAGTTTTGTATCGATTTTCCCCGTCTTTCGTAATAGTCCCTTCAAACCCTTCATACCATGGATCCATGGGCTCTGTCCTCTCATCATTGAGTAGACGCTCTACGTTGGAGATAACATCTTTGAGTTTATAATTTGGGATGAAGGTACTCCAACCACTTGCAATCCCTCTGCATCCATTAACTAGTACCATAGGAACAATGGGATAATACCTACAAGCATTAACATGTAGTAGATgagattaaaaacaataacagaCGAAGTTAAACTagtttaacaaacaaaaataattacgGCGTGGGCTCTGTATTCTTCCTATCTTCAACGTTCAAGCTGCCAGTGAGTGCATCAGCATACTTATCGTCCTCCTTGGGAAACAATATCCTTGTTTCTGGAGAAAGCTTAGTGCGAAGGTATCTTGGATCTGCAGCATCTTGTCCACCCTACATGTCCACAATCATGTTCAGAGACAAGCGTATAGATCAACAAGGAGATGAATAACTTGTTCTATTGGCTATACATACCGCAATCCGTGTACCAAATTGACCAAGAGATTGAAGTAATGGCAAGTTGTTACTACCAACATGATGCTGCGCCATCTTGATGATTGTATTGTTGAGGGCTTTTTCACTGTGATAATAATCACAGTGCGTCAATACAAGAGCAGAGACTTGGGAGACCTTGATGTCCTCGTTGGAACTCCTCTTAAGCAAGCAATGAAGTATCTTTCTCTGTCCGGGTTTGAGACCATCAAGCATTGAGGGTACTGACCGTTTCATATTAGCCATGAAGAATGATGCAAGGTCTTTTTCAATGAAATCTGTGAACGTAATTTGCCTTGCTTCAGTCTCGTGATGATGAGAGTTAGGCtgcacaggaaaaaaaaaagaaataacatcAGAAGGCCAAATATAGTGAGCAAAgaacagatatatatatatatatatccttacATCAAAGTTCTCAAGCATTTCTTTTCGGTATTTACTATTCCCATTAAAAGCACCATCTATTGCTACTCCGTGGTCTTTATCGTCGTCGCACACAAAAACCCTTTTGTGATTATCAATGTGTTTGAAGTATTCGCAGCCCTCCTCAGAGGTATGTGTTCCCAACCCCTGATAAGGcattaaaaagagagaaagttagAAAAATACAGAGAACATGAGCACTTTCCCAAAAGTTCTCTGTTAACTTAATGCAAACCTTGTAATGTGTTGTCTCCCATTTAGATAAATTATCTGCCTCTTGTTCTTTCCATTCAGAGTACTCAGCCATCGAGTAAAATGACTTGGCTTCAACTCCATTTCTATTCTTAACCTGAGTACAATATAGCAGTTGTTAACACTAGTTTGTCTGCTATGTACTACTAGAATATAGTAAGAAATTACCTTAACAATTGGTGTCCTAAATTCACTTAGAAAAGGGGGATTGAGCTTTAACAATTGGGGCCAGTTGTGGTGAAAGAAATTGATCAAAAGCCCCTTGATATGGACACCATCTTCATCTTGATCGGTCATGATCATGACATGTTTATATCTCAGCGAATCGGTTGTAGTGTAGCTCGTCTCGTCCTTCAAACCGATAATGGTTTTTATGTTCTGAAGTTCTCTATTTTTCTTGATACTTTTCTGGCTTGCTATCCTCACATTTAATAACTTACCTTGCAGAGGATAAACCCCGTAAGTTTTTCTTTGCAAAGAAGAGAGTCCAGCCATCTGAACATCAAGGAGGAAGAGTATTAAATGAGAGTATTAAATATTGAGTTGATGTGTTGTAGAAGAGAGATGTTTGCAGATACTTACAACAAGGTGTTTTGCAGAGTCTCCTTCAGTCAATATCAATGTACACTGTTTATCTAGATCCTCAGCATCATGCAGCTTCTTAATTGGAAACCCTCGAGTTACTCCAGAAGCATCATGGCCTTCTCCTTTACTTTCGGTCTCCTCCTACAAACATGACCATAAGAATATGTACACAACTTCACTAAGCAGAAAATCAGACCCATTTCAAGCAGTTGGTCATTAACATGAAATAAATGACTCACGAAGAGGCTGTAATGAGCAGTCATTATTGCAGCGAGTCCATCTACAGACGCCTCGGGCAGGGACAAATACGGCTGGAAAAGAAAATGCAAAACCAAAGGGACGATAAGGTATTCATGTCTGACATAGTGTTGTTTTAAGGTTAGAATGAAGCCTAGCGAAAGTGAAATATTCATTCATACCTGATTCATACTGAAAAGGGCTTCCACCATGTCAACAGACCGGTTGTTCTCCACCGAAGCAGCTACCTAAGTAATTTCCAGGGAAGAACTAGTCTTTTAAGACTTTGAAGCCACACAAAAAGTAGTAACATGATGAAACAAACACAGTTGAGTACCTTCTTCCAGTCTCTGCCATGCTTCTGATAGGCTTCATAGAAACGCTCAAGCTCATCTTTCGTCCACTGAGGTCCTAGCTTTTTCTTCTGCGATGAGTAAGCAAAAGAGCATCCAAATTATAAAGATAGGTTATGAATAAGATAAGAAAGAGCTTCCAAGTGATCattcaaaataaatcaacacaAATGAAACTCACTAGTttctttgttttgctttgtGGAGAGGCTTCTTTGTTGAAGTGCTTGTTGGCAACTAGACATCGTATCCTAGCTATCAAAAAGTAGTAGCGGAAGAAGGTGTTTATTCACAAGCCTTAAGAggcatatatatagttacaaagACTTGTGAGATTTAGGAAAttacaagaaaaggaaagtttgtccaaaaaaaaagcaagaaaaggaaagtaaCAAAGTATGTTAATCTTCAATTTTTCCTGATTTCTCTGCATTCTTTCTCTGCCCAGTAGGTCGGTTCTGAGAATTCAAATGTGTGGCAAGAGAAAAGAAGAGTGAAGATCACAAAAATAAAGGGCCAAAGAGACTTATCTTGAAAGTTCATATTTATCTCAGTCATCTTctaactcaaaaaaaaattgacatccTTAATGTTTCATGTCGGCTTCCATTGCTTCTGCATTATCAGGTGCACACTTCCTTGTCGTTTCCATCTCCTCGCTCTTCCAGTAAATCATCATCCATCATGATCTCACCCTCCTAACCATTGACGTCATCTACTTCATCTTTTCCTCTACGTATCCTCCTTTTCTTTTGGCAAGGGCTCCATCGTACTTGTGCATCTCTAATTCCTTATCCAATGTTTCCTGCAAATTCATAGCCTCGTTGTTTGCTTGCCTTGACTTCCTTGCGTTTGTAATCTCGCTTTGACTTTATTTTGTGTGTAACATTACAAAAGCTGCTTTGTATGACAATGTTTTGTTGTAATAATCTTGCAGGTGAGTCTTCATTATCCAGTTTGTGTGGAgacatttttttaaagtagagTTCTTGGAAGAGTGAGACCAGCACGACCACGAAGCAGGTGAGAAAATTAATCTAAGAAcagttaatttatatattttcatcctCTGACGAGAagagaaaccctaaaacctGTATAAGTGGGCTCCTTGTAGAACAAGGAACACGTAGTCGTTCTGCTTATCTTCTTCGTTTTCCTCTTTACTAACCTTGCAGTCTTCTTTAACCACCGGAGCTGAGAACTTCACGTACAATCTTGGTTTCTGATTCTTCACACCAGACATGTCTCTCGCGGGGAAACCGTACACTTCCTCCGTGACTTGTAAACACCTGTCTTGCACTCGCCATAGAAGATTCTTGTCGATACGTTGGGTATCTCCGGAGAACTGACAAGGAATGCCGTCGGGAAGGAGACTGAAGATTAAACTAGGGACAACATGGTTTCGGTAATCCTTAATTCTTGGaaagaaaccaaaagaaaaaaggagCCAGAAAGGGATTTGATTTGCTGAGGAATATGAATATGATGCTGAATACTTCATAGTTCCCAAGCTTGGCTCATTCTTATGGTCAAATATTTACATGAGAGAAAAGAAATAAAGCATTATCCACAAGATGTCACATGATTTGGGCTAGGACACAGTTTCACCAGACTTCACAAAATTTGGATTAGGACACAGATTTGATATATAGTTGATTGAGATTGATATGTACTCTATAGTCA
It includes:
- the LOC106321155 gene encoding DNA topoisomerase 2-like produces the protein MTDQDEDGVHIKGLLINFFHHNWPQLLKLNPPFLSEFRTPIVKVKNRNGVEAKSFYSMAEYSEWKEQEADNLSKWETTHYKGLGTHTSEEGCEYFKHIDNHKRVFVCDDDKDHGVAIDGAFNGNSKYRKEMLENFDPNSHHHETEARQITFTDFIEKDLASFFMANMKRSVPSMLDGLKPGQRKILHCLLKRSSNEDIKVSQVSALVLTHCDYYHSEKALNNTIIKMAQHHVGSNNLPLLQSLGQFGTRIAGGQDAADPRYLRTKLSPETRILFPKEDDKYADALTGSLNVEDRKNTEPTPYYPIVPMVLVNGCRGIASGWSTFIPNYKLKDVISNVERLLNDERTEPMDPWYEGFEGTITKDGENRYKTFGRLEESSGNAETRLVTELPIEVWTNNYVSSLDKGKENRGKVSAFIENYLDRSNDTTVSIQIELKKTEKKMTPEEEKEILGLTTMLSTGNMYLFDENDMIKKYESPQEIIEDFYKSRLKAYNKRKKHMLMELEEELKKLQCRVAFVTDVMNGEFKFDIKRSRAQLYEEVKGKYEATGRGLTDYSFLLDLSFLSCSKETLQDLQDARENVNRKIIEVETLTPKAIWKSELQKLRDVTEISMSSKLKRTRSPGSTSSEKERKR
- the LOC106321156 gene encoding protein ALWAYS EARLY 2-like → MSGVKNQKPRLYVKFSAPVVKEDCKKKKLGPQWTKDELERFYEAYQKHGRDWKKVAASVENNRSVDMVEALFSMNQPYLSLPEASVDGLAAIMTAHYSLFEETESKGEGHDASGVTRGFPIKKLHDAEDLDKQCTLILTEGDSAKHLVMAGLSSLQRKTYGVYPLQGRDELHYNRFAEI
- the LOC106321158 gene encoding F-box/kelch-repeat protein At4g25710-like yields the protein CVARVSRLYYPTLSLVSKSFRSLVSSPELYKTRSLFGFTESCLYVCFTKDLWYTLCRKPDKTLKSGSSGYALARVPVPNSPLWHCRNMVAVGSNIYNIAFPRSLNVLPRVSILDCKSHSWIEAPSLPVELHSFSASVVDHKIYVAGFDHRLMKNSFEVFDTQTRVWDSLSTSNTSAEREEMFIKKAISIDGKFHVVTDKEVLAYDPKLAKWDMVGRGMRELMYSEAYCVIGNVLYYAKEGVFKWYDTERRTWRDLQGLVGLPKITRHREFIRLGDYGGKMVVFWVHVIWTYYKKIWCAEISLERRPDTSEIWGKVEWFDQLRKININFQVEKVLSTTL